The Pelagibacterium halotolerans B2 genome has a segment encoding these proteins:
- a CDS encoding aldo/keto reductase: MKTRRLGKTDFLVSEIGLGTWQLGGDFGPIEDMDASTILANAARLGVNFWDTADVYGNGLSEHRIGTFYGKPDGLVVATKVGRAAALYPDKYTKGGVRESLEESARRLCVESIDLAQLHCVPREVLEAGEVFGWMDEIKAEGLIRNWGASVETIAEAEICLEHEGLATLQIIFNIFRQDAAESLLDKAMERDVGVIVRLPLASGLLSGKYTRETEFSPTDHRGYNRDGQAFSVGETFGGIPFETGVELADELRGYVPEGQRMSLFALRWILDHKAVSTIIAGVSRPDQIGVNAEAGDLPELPQSVHEKLKAFYAEKVRPAIRGEI, translated from the coding sequence ATGAAAACGCGGCGATTGGGCAAGACCGACTTTCTGGTTTCCGAAATCGGATTGGGCACATGGCAGTTGGGCGGCGATTTCGGCCCCATCGAGGATATGGACGCCTCGACCATTCTCGCCAACGCCGCGCGGCTCGGGGTCAATTTCTGGGATACCGCCGACGTTTATGGCAACGGGCTGTCCGAGCACCGGATCGGTACGTTTTACGGCAAGCCCGACGGGCTTGTGGTGGCCACCAAGGTGGGCCGGGCGGCGGCGCTCTATCCCGACAAATACACAAAAGGCGGGGTGCGCGAGAGCCTTGAAGAATCGGCGCGGCGGCTGTGCGTGGAGAGCATCGACCTGGCGCAGCTCCATTGCGTGCCGCGCGAGGTGCTCGAGGCGGGCGAGGTCTTTGGCTGGATGGACGAGATCAAGGCCGAGGGGCTGATCAGGAACTGGGGCGCGAGCGTGGAAACCATCGCCGAGGCTGAAATCTGCCTCGAGCACGAGGGACTGGCGACGCTGCAGATCATCTTCAACATCTTCCGCCAGGACGCCGCCGAAAGCCTTCTGGACAAGGCGATGGAACGCGATGTGGGGGTGATCGTGCGCCTGCCGCTGGCTTCGGGGCTGCTGTCGGGCAAATATACGCGCGAGACGGAGTTTTCCCCCACGGACCACCGCGGCTACAACCGGGACGGGCAGGCGTTCTCGGTGGGCGAGACATTTGGCGGCATTCCGTTCGAAACGGGAGTGGAACTGGCCGACGAGTTGCGCGGCTATGTGCCCGAGGGCCAGCGGATGAGCCTTTTCGCGCTGCGCTGGATTTTGGACCACAAGGCGGTTTCCACCATCATTGCCGGGGTCTCGCGGCCCGACCAGATCGGGGTGAATGCCGAGGCGGGCGATCTGCCCGAACTGCCGCAATCGGTGCATGAAAAGCTCAAGGCGTTCTATGCCGAAAAGGTGCGGCCGGCGATCAGGGGCGAGATATAG
- the cobW gene encoding cobalamin biosynthesis protein CobW, whose protein sequence is MTSKIPTTVITGFLGAGKTTLVRHLLAHAKGKRIALIINEFGDIGVDKDVLAGCGDETCREEDMIELANGCICCTVADDFIPTMKAILARPDRPDHIVIETSGLALPQPLIRAFNWPEIKAEVTIDGVVTVADAAALSEGRFAANEEAVDAQRRLDEMLDHETPLGELFEDQMVAADMIVLNKTDLVDPAALEAVETELKKHMRPGTRIVRAANGHVDTLALLGLGMSTEDNLAGRESHHELEHDGEGHEHDDFDSFSLTIPSGPGRDQLLAAIADTIAAHDVLRLKGFAAIPGARARLAIQAVGPRVNAYFDRDWAEGETRETRLVVIGESPLARETIEANLKKIAEAA, encoded by the coding sequence ATGACCTCGAAAATCCCAACAACCGTCATCACGGGCTTCCTCGGCGCCGGCAAGACGACCCTGGTTCGCCATCTTCTCGCCCACGCCAAAGGCAAGCGCATCGCACTCATCATCAACGAGTTCGGCGATATCGGCGTCGATAAAGACGTCCTGGCCGGGTGCGGTGATGAAACCTGCCGCGAGGAAGACATGATCGAGCTTGCCAATGGCTGCATCTGCTGCACCGTGGCCGATGATTTCATCCCCACCATGAAGGCCATCCTCGCCCGCCCCGACCGCCCCGATCACATCGTCATTGAAACCTCCGGCCTGGCGCTCCCCCAGCCCCTGATCCGCGCCTTCAACTGGCCCGAGATCAAGGCCGAGGTCACCATCGATGGCGTGGTGACCGTCGCCGATGCCGCCGCCCTTTCAGAGGGCCGCTTTGCCGCCAATGAAGAAGCCGTCGACGCCCAGCGCCGGCTCGATGAAATGCTCGATCACGAAACCCCGCTGGGCGAGTTGTTCGAAGACCAGATGGTCGCCGCCGACATGATCGTTCTCAACAAGACCGACCTTGTCGACCCCGCCGCCCTCGAAGCCGTCGAAACCGAGCTGAAAAAGCACATGCGCCCCGGCACCCGGATCGTTCGCGCCGCCAATGGCCACGTCGATACGCTCGCGCTCCTTGGCCTCGGCATGTCCACCGAGGACAATCTGGCAGGCCGCGAAAGCCATCACGAGCTCGAACACGATGGCGAGGGCCATGAGCACGACGATTTCGATTCGTTCTCGCTCACCATCCCCTCCGGCCCCGGCCGCGACCAGCTTCTCGCCGCCATCGCCGATACCATCGCCGCCCATGACGTTTTGCGGCTCAAGGGCTTCGCCGCCATCCCCGGCGCCCGCGCCCGCCTCGCCATCCAGGCCGTCGGACCCCGCGTCAACGCCTATTTCGACAGGGACTGGGCCGAGGGCGAAACCCGTGAAACCCGGCTCGTCGTCATCGGCGAAAGCCCCCTGGCGCGCGAGACCATCGAGGCGAACCTCAAAAAGATCGCAGAGGCCGCGTGA
- the cobN gene encoding cobaltochelatase subunit CobN, which yields MHLLAAQAGALQQEGEAIDLAQTPGDFAFASSADSELSMLAAAADRVGEDGLRLANLMRLSHNFSVDLWCEDTLAHARLIVIRLIGGSAYWPYGCDEIEMLARQNSIPLAFLPGDATPDPVLLARSTIAEHDWHTLHKLFLTGGPDNADAILSAFRALAAGNPIARAPNPFPAFGFWDRERGIVQTFGPVAPIPSHAESVLDFGAPATPVTPSPLGGEGRGEGGATSTAPAAPLPSGERACPRPDRGSTIAQQGAGERGFAPSATVPILFYRAVLEGAGTATLEALIDGLKSRGLAPVPIVISSLKSPDCAGFVRQTLGDIQPAAIFNLTGFALGINDLASDKNPFAFTDAPVIQLVQGSRPPVMWEADPRGLTSKDLAMQVVLPEIDGRVGALIVGHKAEAVWHERTQCLLTAFTPEPDGIARAVALAQNYARLRAKSPAQRKIALVLANYPLKDGRLANGVGYDAPQSSVEILQVLSEAGYDIGSSNPAPEHAADPSPQPSPPAGEREAQVARPEPHLPSPLERGEGGPEGRMRGGQRLPSSPTLSSGTALIEHLQTGPTNARPQHGTSDAILPVQTYKSWLETLHPCIREDVPARWGAPEADPFVRGDAFHLPIKIFGNIAILLQPARAYDVAEELSFHDPNLVPPHAYIASYLWLKNTFGIDALIHNGKHGNLEWLPGKANALDSESYPSVLWGQLPHFYPFIVNDPGEGTQAKRRTGATIIDHLVPPLTRAETYGPLKDLEALLDEYYAALGMDQRRLESLKRKILDFTRDARLDLDLRLPADETEALNQIDNFLCELKEAQIRDGLHIFGQSPKGNFERDLLVAFARVPRGEGQGGDASLIRALADDLKLGIDPLALDLAAPWTGPKPQALMDQGMWRSNGDTIERLEALAADLVTGRAPDPAWISTIAVLDTIQTTIRPRLAASGPNEIRSLLDGLAGKFVAPGPSGAPTRGRIDTLPTGRNFYSVDNRAIPTQTAWALGQKAAENLLKRHYQDHGLWLTSLAMSVWGTANMRTGGDDIAQALALIGAKPVWQGASLTVSGYEIIPLAKLGRPRVDVTLRISGLFRDAFPAQIALFDRAIRAIGALDEPIEDNPIAARMRTDALAMMEEGATQDEAGLRAGHRIFGAAPGGYGTGIGKLVETGKWAEKSDLADAVLATGQYAYGAHAEGLPEKTLFAARLKSADAVVHVQDNAEHDLLDSDQYYQFEGGLSAAVETLSGHKPAAYHLDTSRPETPKVRTLEEEIARVMRARVVNPKWIDAMKRHSYRGAFEIIATVDFMFGFAATTGAVKSHHFDMAFAAFIEDDATRDFLIAANRFGYDELIEKFNEARLRGFWTPRSNSAYAHLEDAT from the coding sequence ATGCACCTTCTCGCCGCCCAGGCCGGTGCGCTCCAGCAGGAGGGCGAGGCCATCGATCTTGCCCAGACCCCGGGCGATTTCGCCTTTGCCTCCTCGGCCGATAGCGAACTGTCCATGCTCGCCGCCGCCGCCGATAGGGTCGGTGAGGACGGGTTGCGGCTGGCCAATCTCATGCGGCTGAGCCACAATTTCTCGGTCGACCTCTGGTGCGAGGATACGCTCGCCCATGCCCGCCTCATCGTCATTCGCCTGATCGGCGGTTCGGCCTATTGGCCCTATGGCTGCGATGAAATCGAAATGCTGGCCCGGCAAAATTCCATTCCCCTCGCTTTCCTGCCCGGCGACGCCACCCCCGATCCCGTGCTGTTGGCCCGCTCGACCATCGCCGAACACGATTGGCACACCCTGCACAAGCTGTTCCTGACCGGCGGCCCCGACAACGCCGACGCCATCCTTTCCGCCTTCCGCGCCCTCGCGGCAGGCAACCCAATCGCCCGCGCCCCCAACCCCTTCCCCGCCTTCGGCTTCTGGGACCGGGAACGGGGCATCGTTCAAACGTTCGGTCCCGTGGCGCCCATCCCCTCGCATGCCGAGAGTGTGCTGGATTTCGGAGCGCCCGCCACCCCAGTTACTCCCTCTCCCCTCGGGGGAGAGGGTCGGGGTGAGGGGGGCGCCACAAGCACGGCGCCGGCCGCACCTCTCCCTTCGGGGGAGAGAGCCTGCCCCCGACCTGATCGGGGGTCGACCATTGCGCAGCAAGGGGCGGGTGAGCGGGGCTTCGCGCCAAGCGCCACTGTCCCCATCCTCTTTTACCGCGCCGTCCTCGAAGGCGCTGGCACCGCCACGCTGGAGGCTCTCATCGATGGACTGAAATCGCGTGGTCTTGCCCCGGTGCCCATCGTCATCTCCTCGCTGAAATCGCCCGATTGCGCCGGGTTCGTCCGCCAGACGCTCGGTGACATCCAACCCGCCGCCATCTTCAATCTCACGGGCTTCGCTCTTGGCATCAACGATCTGGCCTCCGATAAAAACCCCTTCGCCTTCACCGACGCGCCGGTCATCCAGCTCGTCCAGGGCTCGCGTCCGCCCGTCATGTGGGAGGCCGATCCGCGTGGTTTGACGTCCAAGGACCTCGCCATGCAGGTGGTCCTGCCTGAAATCGATGGCCGCGTCGGCGCGCTGATCGTCGGCCACAAGGCCGAAGCGGTCTGGCACGAGCGCACCCAATGCCTGCTCACCGCCTTTACCCCCGAACCCGATGGCATCGCCCGCGCCGTGGCCCTCGCCCAGAACTACGCCCGCCTGCGCGCCAAATCCCCCGCCCAGCGCAAGATCGCCCTCGTCCTCGCCAACTATCCCCTAAAGGATGGCCGCCTCGCCAACGGCGTCGGCTATGACGCCCCCCAATCGAGCGTCGAGATCCTGCAGGTGCTTTCAGAGGCGGGCTACGACATCGGATCAAGCAATCCAGCACCAGAGCATGCCGCCGACCCCTCACCCCAGCCCTCTCCCCCCGCCGGGGAGAGGGAGGCCCAAGTCGCGCGCCCCGAGCCGCACCTTCCTTCTCCCCTCGAGAGGGGAGAAGGTGGCCCGGAGGGTCGGATGAGGGGTGGTCAGCGTCTGCCCTCCTCCCCAACCCTCTCCTCCGGCACCGCCCTCATCGAGCACCTGCAAACCGGCCCCACCAACGCCCGCCCCCAGCACGGCACCTCGGACGCCATCCTGCCGGTTCAAACCTACAAAAGCTGGCTCGAAACCCTCCACCCCTGCATCCGCGAGGATGTCCCCGCCCGCTGGGGCGCACCGGAAGCCGATCCCTTCGTGCGCGGCGACGCCTTTCATCTGCCGATAAAAATCTTCGGCAACATCGCCATCCTGCTCCAGCCCGCCCGCGCCTACGATGTGGCCGAGGAATTGAGCTTTCACGACCCCAATCTCGTGCCGCCCCACGCCTATATCGCTTCCTATCTCTGGCTGAAAAACACCTTCGGCATCGACGCGCTGATCCACAATGGCAAGCATGGCAATCTCGAATGGCTGCCCGGCAAGGCCAATGCCCTCGATTCAGAATCCTACCCCTCGGTCCTTTGGGGCCAGCTCCCCCATTTCTATCCCTTCATCGTCAACGATCCGGGCGAGGGCACCCAGGCCAAGCGCCGCACCGGCGCCACCATCATCGACCATCTGGTCCCCCCTTTGACCCGCGCCGAAACCTATGGGCCCCTAAAAGACCTCGAAGCCCTGCTCGATGAATATTACGCGGCGCTGGGCATGGACCAGCGGCGGCTCGAAAGCCTCAAACGCAAAATCCTCGATTTCACCCGCGACGCCCGCCTCGATCTCGATCTGCGCCTGCCCGCCGACGAAACCGAAGCCCTCAACCAGATCGACAATTTCCTGTGTGAACTCAAGGAAGCCCAGATCCGCGACGGCCTGCACATCTTCGGCCAATCGCCAAAAGGCAATTTCGAGCGCGATCTCCTCGTCGCCTTCGCCCGCGTCCCGCGCGGTGAAGGGCAGGGGGGCGATGCCTCGCTGATCCGCGCCCTGGCCGACGATCTCAAACTCGGCATCGATCCCCTCGCCCTCGATCTTGCCGCCCCCTGGACCGGACCAAAGCCCCAGGCTCTTATGGATCAAGGCATGTGGCGCTCCAACGGCGACACCATCGAACGCCTCGAAGCCCTCGCCGCCGATCTCGTCACCGGCAGAGCCCCCGATCCGGCTTGGATTTCGACCATCGCCGTCCTCGACACCATCCAAACCACCATCCGCCCGCGCCTTGCCGCCTCAGGCCCCAACGAGATCAGATCCCTCCTCGATGGCCTCGCGGGAAAGTTCGTCGCCCCCGGCCCCTCGGGCGCCCCCACCCGCGGCCGCATCGATACGCTCCCCACCGGCCGCAATTTCTATTCGGTCGATAACCGCGCCATCCCCACACAGACCGCATGGGCGCTCGGCCAGAAAGCCGCCGAAAATCTTTTGAAGCGCCATTATCAGGATCACGGCCTCTGGCTCACCTCGCTCGCCATGAGCGTCTGGGGCACGGCAAACATGCGAACCGGCGGCGACGACATCGCCCAGGCTCTGGCCCTGATCGGCGCCAAACCGGTCTGGCAGGGCGCCTCCCTCACCGTCTCGGGCTATGAGATCATCCCGCTCGCCAAGCTTGGCCGCCCGCGCGTCGATGTCACCTTGCGCATTTCGGGCCTGTTCCGCGATGCCTTCCCCGCCCAGATTGCCCTCTTCGACCGCGCCATCCGCGCCATCGGGGCGCTGGACGAACCCATCGAGGATAACCCCATCGCCGCCCGCATGCGCACCGATGCCCTGGCCATGATGGAGGAGGGCGCCACGCAGGACGAAGCGGGGTTGCGCGCCGGCCACCGCATTTTCGGCGCCGCGCCGGGCGGCTATGGCACCGGCATCGGCAAATTGGTCGAGACCGGAAAATGGGCCGAAAAATCCGACCTCGCCGACGCCGTCCTCGCCACCGGCCAATACGCCTATGGTGCCCACGCCGAAGGTCTGCCCGAAAAAACGCTGTTCGCCGCGCGCCTCAAATCCGCCGATGCCGTCGTCCACGTTCAGGACAATGCCGAGCACGACCTGCTCGACTCCGACCAGTACTATCAGTTCGAGGGCGGCCTTTCCGCCGCCGTCGAAACCCTCTCGGGCCACAAGCCCGCCGCCTACCACCTCGATACCTCCCGCCCCGAAACCCCAAAGGTCAGAACGCTCGAAGAAGAAATCGCCCGCGTCATGCGCGCCCGTGTGGTCAATCCCAAATGGATCGACGCCATGAAGCGCCACTCCTATCGCGGCGCCTTCGAGATCATCGCGACAGTCGATTTCATGTTCGGCTTCGCCGCCACCACCGGCGCTGTCAAATCCCACCATTTCGACATGGCCTTTGCCGCCTTTATCGAGGACGACGCCACCCGCGATTTCCTCATCGCCGCCAACCGCTTCGGCTATGACGAACTGATCGAAAAGTTCAACGAGGCCCGCCTGCGCGGCTTCTGGACCCCCCGCTCCAATTCCGCCTATGCCCATCTCGAGGACGCGACATGA
- the cobO gene encoding cob(I)yrinic acid a,c-diamide adenosyltransferase, translated as MTERQPKKTDLMTEAERDAYHAEKMKKKKAARDKLVEANANEKGLLIVHTGKGKGKSTAAFGMVFRGIAHGFKIGIVQFVKGKWHTGERDILEHFPDQVSINAMGDGFTWETQDRQRDLAAARQAWDRAKELIADPDYQMILLDELNICLRYDYLPLDEVIETLKSRPADKHVIVTGRNAKDELIEIADLVTEMTQIKHPFREQGIKAQAGIEF; from the coding sequence ATGACCGAACGCCAGCCCAAGAAAACCGACCTCATGACCGAGGCCGAGCGCGACGCCTACCACGCCGAAAAGATGAAAAAGAAAAAGGCCGCCCGCGACAAGCTGGTCGAGGCGAACGCCAACGAAAAGGGCCTGCTCATCGTTCACACCGGCAAGGGCAAGGGCAAATCCACAGCCGCCTTCGGCATGGTGTTCCGCGGCATCGCCCATGGCTTCAAAATCGGCATCGTCCAGTTCGTCAAGGGCAAGTGGCACACCGGCGAGCGCGACATTCTCGAACATTTCCCCGATCAGGTCTCGATCAACGCCATGGGCGATGGCTTCACCTGGGAAACCCAGGACCGCCAGCGCGACCTTGCCGCCGCCCGCCAGGCCTGGGACCGGGCAAAGGAACTGATCGCCGACCCCGACTACCAGATGATCCTGCTCGACGAGCTCAACATCTGCCTGCGCTACGATTACCTGCCCCTCGACGAGGTGATCGAAACCCTCAAATCCCGCCCCGCCGACAAGCACGTCATCGTCACCGGCCGCAACGCCAAGGACGAACTGATCGAGATCGCCGACCTCGTCACCGAAATGACCCAGATCAAGCACCCCTTCCGCGAACAGGGCATCAAGGCCCAGGCCGGAATTGAATTCTAA
- a CDS encoding LacI family DNA-binding transcriptional regulator: MKRPSIGDVARQAGVSTATVSRAINAPETVTEKTRRKVQEAVDALHYVQSETARNFKKQRANTVLVVAADIGNIYYSEIFRGIQRRAEASAYSIIIANPSPGGTQDLILSNLRNARVDGVIILSGHEILDHDLSLLQQLYAGTPPIVAMSEERGYMRVPHILIDNERAGYIAGRHLIEMGHTRIGHAYGPHRTPVRRARANGLRRALTEAGVPINDTWFFEGGFSAIGGRAAAQSFLSLKDRPTAVFCANDEAAMGFVSQLHRYGVSVPGDLSVMGFDDIVLADTYVPGLSTVHQPKEEMGRHAMSLVLDIIEARTRSDLPIIELPVHLVPRESVARIT; encoded by the coding sequence GTGAAAAGACCATCCATCGGAGACGTGGCGCGCCAGGCCGGCGTGTCGACGGCAACCGTCTCGCGGGCCATCAATGCGCCTGAAACGGTCACCGAAAAGACCCGCCGCAAGGTGCAGGAAGCCGTCGATGCCCTCCATTACGTGCAATCGGAAACCGCGCGCAATTTCAAAAAGCAGCGCGCCAACACCGTGCTCGTCGTCGCCGCCGATATCGGCAACATCTATTATTCGGAGATTTTCCGCGGCATCCAGCGCCGCGCCGAAGCCTCGGCCTATTCCATCATCATCGCCAATCCCAGCCCCGGCGGCACTCAGGATCTGATCCTGTCCAACCTGCGCAACGCCAGGGTCGATGGCGTCATCATCCTCTCGGGCCACGAAATCCTCGATCACGATCTGTCCCTGCTGCAACAGCTCTATGCCGGCACCCCGCCCATCGTCGCCATGAGCGAGGAGCGTGGCTATATGCGCGTGCCCCACATCCTCATCGACAATGAGCGCGCCGGCTATATCGCCGGCCGGCACCTTATCGAAATGGGCCACACCCGCATCGGCCATGCCTATGGCCCGCACCGCACCCCCGTCCGCCGCGCCCGCGCCAACGGGCTGCGCCGCGCGCTCACCGAAGCGGGGGTGCCCATCAACGACACATGGTTCTTCGAGGGCGGCTTTTCGGCCATCGGCGGCCGCGCCGCCGCCCAGAGCTTTTTGTCCCTCAAGGACCGCCCCACCGCCGTTTTCTGCGCCAATGACGAGGCGGCCATGGGGTTTGTTTCCCAGCTCCACCGCTACGGCGTTTCGGTGCCCGGCGATCTTTCCGTCATGGGGTTCGACGATATCGTGCTCGCCGATACCTATGTTCCCGGCCTTTCCACGGTCCACCAGCCCAAGGAGGAGATGGGCCGCCACGCCATGAGCCTGGTCCTCGACATCATCGAGGCGCGCACCAGATCCGACCTCCCCATAATCGAATTGCCCGTCCATTTGGTCCCCCGCGAGTCCGTCGCCCGCATCACCTGA
- a CDS encoding cobalt-precorrin 5A hydrolase: MALKTPLVFSTSPRGDEIARHVAQLLGAPVHLCGPGRVDATPLVADAYRQGAPIVGVCATGALIRLLDGVLGDKMSEPPVVAVSADGKVAVPLLGSHRGANALARWIADGFRGFAAVTATSDTLYDFSLDDPPPGYVVANPEAVRPLMAALLKGEKLRVEGLSGWLELAGYPVSRDGSQLLRLTESPAPGPGLLVHPKTIIAGLGCTSRAACSEVVDLLEAALETAGVAPKALAALATIHTHARTPALLEAADHFGVPLRTFTRREIDREKKRLATPSATVEAAIGVAGVCEAVAIKAGTLIVPKQIAGNVTCALGRADTPIDITRFGKSAL; this comes from the coding sequence TTGGCGTTGAAGACCCCGCTCGTATTTTCCACCTCGCCTCGCGGCGATGAGATCGCCCGTCACGTGGCCCAGCTTCTGGGCGCGCCGGTGCATCTGTGCGGTCCGGGGCGTGTCGATGCCACGCCTCTGGTCGCCGATGCCTATCGCCAGGGCGCGCCCATCGTGGGGGTCTGCGCCACAGGCGCGCTGATCCGCCTGCTCGATGGCGTCTTGGGCGACAAGATGTCCGAGCCGCCCGTGGTTGCCGTCTCCGCTGATGGCAAGGTCGCCGTTCCCTTGCTCGGCAGCCATCGCGGCGCCAACGCTCTGGCCCGCTGGATCGCCGATGGCTTTCGCGGCTTTGCCGCCGTCACCGCCACCTCCGATACGCTTTACGATTTCTCCCTCGACGATCCGCCCCCAGGCTATGTGGTGGCCAACCCCGAGGCGGTGCGCCCGCTCATGGCGGCACTTTTGAAGGGCGAAAAACTGCGCGTCGAGGGCCTGTCGGGCTGGCTCGAGCTTGCCGGCTATCCCGTGTCGCGCGATGGCAGCCAGTTGCTCCGTCTCACCGAAAGCCCTGCACCCGGCCCCGGCCTGCTCGTCCACCCCAAAACCATAATTGCCGGGCTCGGCTGCACCAGCAGGGCCGCTTGTTCCGAAGTGGTGGACCTCCTTGAGGCAGCGCTCGAAACCGCCGGCGTCGCGCCCAAGGCCCTTGCCGCGCTCGCCACCATCCACACCCACGCCAGAACCCCGGCCCTGCTCGAAGCCGCCGATCATTTCGGCGTACCCCTGCGCACCTTCACCCGCCGCGAGATCGACCGCGAGAAAAAGCGCCTGGCAACCCCATCGGCCACTGTCGAGGCGGCCATCGGCGTGGCCGGCGTGTGCGAGGCGGTGGCGATAAAGGCCGGCACGCTGATCGTGCCCAAACAGATCGCGGGCAATGTGACCTGCGCTCTGGGCCGGGCCGATACGCCCATAGACATCACCCGGTTCGGAAAATCCGCGCTATAG
- a CDS encoding cobalt-precorrin-6A reductase produces MNWGNRDTTGRRILILGGTTEARELAGLLVKAGYAVTTSLAGRTDTPRFPEGVVRMGGFGGREGLAEYLKSNRIEMVVDATHPFAAQISANAVAAAADAKVRLIRLERPAWKKPEGAIWLEVGSTLDAVHALPRGARVLLTVGRQDLGQFLAQTNVEFVARMIEVPAGLPTDWTVIAARGPFTLEGETELMEEHGITHLVTKNSGGAQVAAKLAAATQLSIPIIVIRRPRLPRAETVDSVAWAQEAIARIFRTG; encoded by the coding sequence ATGAATTGGGGCAATCGCGACACCACCGGACGGCGCATATTGATCCTTGGAGGCACGACCGAGGCGCGCGAGCTCGCGGGCCTGCTGGTAAAGGCCGGTTACGCGGTCACAACGTCTCTGGCCGGGCGCACCGACACCCCGCGCTTTCCCGAAGGCGTGGTGCGCATGGGCGGGTTCGGCGGCAGGGAAGGGCTGGCCGAGTACCTCAAATCGAACCGGATCGAGATGGTGGTGGACGCGACCCATCCTTTCGCCGCGCAAATCTCGGCCAATGCGGTTGCCGCGGCAGCCGATGCCAAAGTGCGCCTGATCCGGCTGGAACGCCCGGCGTGGAAAAAGCCCGAAGGCGCGATCTGGCTGGAGGTCGGGTCGACCCTCGATGCGGTGCACGCCCTGCCGCGCGGCGCCCGGGTGTTGCTGACGGTTGGGCGGCAGGACCTTGGACAGTTTCTGGCCCAGACCAATGTCGAGTTTGTGGCGCGCATGATCGAGGTGCCGGCAGGACTTCCGACTGACTGGACGGTGATTGCGGCGCGCGGGCCATTTACGCTTGAAGGGGAAACCGAGCTTATGGAAGAGCACGGCATCACCCATCTGGTGACCAAGAATTCGGGCGGGGCGCAGGTGGCAGCCAAACTCGCCGCCGCAACGCAGCTTTCCATCCCCATCATCGTGATCAGGCGCCCCCGGCTGCCAAGGGCCGAGACCGTGGATTCGGTGGCCTGGGCGCAAGAGGCTATAGCGCGGATTTTCCGAACCGGGTGA
- the cobA gene encoding uroporphyrinogen-III C-methyltransferase, protein MGIRVFGWFRRKSVEKGHFAALDSARFPDFAPGSVWLVGAGPGAPGLLTLLGYHALGRADIIVYDALVSPALLDMANPRAEKIYAGKRGGKPSPKQADITLKLVEHARSGKRVLRLKGGDPMMFGRGGEEVQTLARENIPFRIVPGITAGIGGLAYAGIPVTHRDTNHTVIFLTGHDEKGGIPQGVDWPAIATASPVIVMYMAVKHLPSIAEKLIAAGRDGSDRLAIVSNAALPDQSVLETTLGRAGDLADAAVPTPAIIVLGPVSRYRETFDWYAGPLRENTIG, encoded by the coding sequence ATGGGGATTCGCGTGTTCGGCTGGTTCAGGCGCAAATCGGTGGAAAAGGGCCATTTCGCCGCCCTCGATTCCGCACGCTTTCCCGACTTTGCGCCCGGTTCGGTCTGGCTGGTCGGCGCCGGCCCCGGCGCGCCCGGGCTTTTGACGCTTTTGGGCTATCACGCCCTGGGTCGGGCGGACATTATCGTCTATGACGCGCTCGTTTCCCCCGCCCTGCTCGATATGGCCAACCCCAGGGCCGAAAAAATCTATGCCGGCAAGCGCGGCGGCAAGCCTTCGCCCAAACAGGCCGATATCACCTTAAAACTCGTCGAACACGCCCGGTCCGGAAAACGGGTGCTGCGATTGAAGGGCGGCGACCCCATGATGTTCGGACGCGGCGGCGAGGAGGTCCAGACCCTGGCCCGCGAAAATATCCCTTTCCGCATCGTGCCCGGTATCACGGCGGGCATCGGTGGGCTGGCCTATGCCGGGATTCCCGTCACCCATCGCGACACCAATCACACTGTGATTTTTCTCACCGGCCACGATGAAAAAGGCGGCATCCCGCAGGGCGTGGATTGGCCCGCCATCGCCACGGCGTCCCCGGTCATCGTCATGTACATGGCCGTCAAGCACCTCCCCTCGATCGCCGAAAAACTGATCGCCGCCGGCCGCGATGGGTCCGATCGCCTCGCCATCGTCTCCAACGCCGCCTTGCCCGATCAGTCCGTCCTCGAAACAACGCTGGGCCGGGCAGGGGATCTGGCCGACGCCGCCGTGCCCACCCCCGCAATCATCGTCCTCGGCCCGGTCTCGCGCTACCGCGAAACCTTCGACTGGTACGCAGGCCCCCTGCGGGAGAACACCATTGGCTGA